The sequence CAATGCCCACTATGAACAACGACTATTTTTTATCCCTTTTGGATTAGATAATTTATTTTTACGAGAAAAAATCAAAGATGTGTCTGAGGTGGTTTGATCAGTGATTCAGCAGGAATACCCAGGCCTTGATGAAGTCTCCAGATCATTTTTAAGGTCAGTGAACGCTTATGATTCAGGATCTCATAAACGCGATTGCTTTTGCCGATCATTGGCTCAAGATCTTTTACGGTTAGGCCTTTGCGTTCCATTTCGAATTTTATGGCCTCAACAGGATCCGGCAATTCCATAGGAAAATGCCTCGCTTCATAAGCCTCGATCAATGTGACCATGACATCAAGCTTTTCACCTTCCGGCGTATCCGTTTTGGCCATCATCAGGCCCTCAATCTCTTTTAATGCCGCCTGATAGTCGGCATCAGTTCTAATTGGTTTAATGTTCATAATTAACGCTCTCCAACCCCTGTTAACTGCGAGGTGCCAGGCTAAATCGTTTGGGCATCAATTTTATCGTACTGCACATGAGTGCCAATAAAACGGATGTATACGACTCGATAGGCGTAGTTGCTCCAAACGACCAGTTGGTACTTATTGCCTGCGATATTGAAAACCACACGCCCATCTTTGAGGATACTGGCATTTCTGAAGTCCTGTTTCACATCAGCCGGTGTACCCCAGTCAGCAGCCAGTGCATGACGATACCAGGCCAGTGTCGGCTCTTTAGCATCCAGACAGTCAGGATTATTTTCCCAGAATGCTTTCAGTGTGGACAAGGCTATTATTCTCATAAAACGAGAATAGTCCCAAAATGGGACGTTTGTCAATGTGAATCAGCTAAGCAACAAACAGGCAGGTGGTATAAAGCGGCCAATAAAAAACCCCATGCCTTGCGGCACAGGGTTTGTTATTTGGTGGAGCTGGGGGGACTTGAACCCCCGTCCAGAAAGCGTCTACCGTTGGTACTACATGCTTATTTTGTCTTTTATTTAACTATTTCGAACTCCGACAAACAGGATTTCTCATAGCGGTCCTGATTCTATTTCGCGGTTCAACCCCAGGCGGGTTTCCCTCGCTAGTTCATGTTGATGACCTTCCGAACCTCTACCCATGAACGAAGTTTGAGTGGAAGGGCTCACGGCCGGTTATTAAGCGGCGAGAGCGTAGTTTTCGTCGTTTGCGACTACTTTAAATGCGGCTTTTTAAAGAGGCCAACCGCTCCTCTGCATGCACCTCGGGCGTCCAGAATCCTGTCGAATCCAAAATCAGCCCCGAAATCTTTCACACAACGACTATGTGAGGCTACAGTGTACCATATTCAAGGCCCTGAGAATAAAAATTTAGGCGCTGTGCTTCATAATTCGTTCTTTCTGGCGTTCCCAGTCACGGTTTTTCACCGTATCCCGCTTGTCCTGGTTGTGTTTACCCTTGGCAAGGTAGATTTCTACCTTTACCCAGCACTTCTTCCAGTACATGGCGGTAGCGACTATCGAATAGCCCTGACGTTCACGGGCACCGATCAGGCGATTGATTTCCCGTTGTTTTAACAGCAGTTTACGGGATCGGTCAGGATCGCACACCACATGGCTGGAGGCTTCCTTCAGCGGCTGAATACTGCAGCCCAGTAAAAAAGCTTCGCCATTGTGGATAATCACATAACTGTCGGAGAGGTTGACCTTACCGGCACGGATGCTTTTGACTTCCCAGCCCTGTAGTGACAGACCTGCTTCGAACTTATCTTCGAGGAAATACTCGTGGCGGGCTTTTTTATTCAGCGCAATGGTGCTGCTTTGTTTGGATTTGTTCGTCTTTTTGTTCATCGGCGGTATTATACTCAAGTTGCCTTAAAGCACCAGTATCCTCAGCGGTAAAAGCTGTAGCGGGCCTGCATCTTGAAGCAAATTAGGGTTATACTGCAACGAATTTTTTATTAGCGGCTGGCAGGCCTGTCGTTATATCCGTGTTGCTCCTTTTTTTGGGTGGAGCGTAGTAAGGGAGTTTTGATGGCGAATGTGAATCGTAGTGCACTGGTTAGCTACAGTGCTGAGTCCATGTTTGATCTGGTCAACGATGTTGATGCCTATCCGCAGTTTCTGCCCGGTTGCGCCGAGACAAGGGTGCATGAAGCCGATGAAAACCATATGAAAGCCTCGATCCTGATCAGTAAAGGCGGTTTGCGCCAGTGGTTCACCACCCAAAACCAGCTTAAGCGCGGTGAATATATTCGTATGGAACTGATTGAGGGTCCTTTCAGCCATTTAACCGGCGGCTGGCGCTTTACGCCCTTGTCTGAGGATGCCTGTAAAATCGAACTGGATCTGCAGTTTGAATTTGCCAGTCGTCTGGCTCAGGCGGCATTTGGAAAAATCTTCAGCAGCGTTGCCAGTAATATGGTGGCGGCCTTTACCCAGCGGGCCAGGGAGGTTTACGGTGACAGATAAACAGATTCGCCTGGAAGTGACCTATGCCTTACCGGATCAGCAGGCGTTGCTGGAGGTGGTGGTAGAGCAGGGGGCTACGGTTGAGCAGGCGATTAAGGCCTCGGGGATACTGCGTCGTTTTCCGCAGATCGATCTGCAAAACAGTAAAGTCGGTATCTGGTACAAAAGCTGTAAACTCGATGATCAGCCCAAAGAAGGGGATCGAATCGCCATCTACCGGCCACTGATCGCCGATCCCAAGGAAGTCAGACGGCGCAGGGCGGAGAAAGCCAAACAGGAAGGCCGCGCTGACAAAGTCACCGGCGGCCGGGTGAATCCCTTAAAACGAAAAGAGCAGGGGGCAGAGTAGTCCCGGGCTGATTTGTGGCCAGCCCGATATTCTTTATGCTGGGTATTATTCTGGTTGCGGATCCAGTGGGGTATTAAAACTCTCTGGCTGGTCAAAATCACCCTGCATGGTGGTCAGCGCACCCTCTTCAAACTCCAGAATCAGCTCTTTACGCACATCTTCACCGCTCATACCGCGTTTCATGGTGTAAACGTAATACCATTTGTCTTCATTGAAGGCATCTTCCACCACGGGTTTGCCGAGTATAAAAGCCACCTGTTCCTTGCTCATTTGTACCCGCAGTTTATCGATATCATCCTGATCCAGATAGTTACCCTGGGGAATATCAATACGGTAAATCCAGCTCTGACAGGCTTGCAGGCTGAAGATAAGGACGAGGCTGATTAAGAGTTTTTTATAGGTCATAGTAATTCGGTCTTCACTGAGTGGCTGCATCCTAACTTTTTGCCGGGAAACTGTCTACGCCAGATCG comes from Lacimicrobium alkaliphilum and encodes:
- a CDS encoding RnfH family protein: MTDKQIRLEVTYALPDQQALLEVVVEQGATVEQAIKASGILRRFPQIDLQNSKVGIWYKSCKLDDQPKEGDRIAIYRPLIADPKEVRRRRAEKAKQEGRADKVTGGRVNPLKRKEQGAE
- a CDS encoding helix-turn-helix domain-containing protein → MNIKPIRTDADYQAALKEIEGLMMAKTDTPEGEKLDVMVTLIEAYEARHFPMELPDPVEAIKFEMERKGLTVKDLEPMIGKSNRVYEILNHKRSLTLKMIWRLHQGLGIPAESLIKPPQTHL
- a CDS encoding type II toxin-antitoxin system HigB family toxin, giving the protein MRIIALSTLKAFWENNPDCLDAKEPTLAWYRHALAADWGTPADVKQDFRNASILKDGRVVFNIAGNKYQLVVWSNYAYRVVYIRFIGTHVQYDKIDAQTI
- the smpB gene encoding SsrA-binding protein SmpB; the encoded protein is MNKKTNKSKQSSTIALNKKARHEYFLEDKFEAGLSLQGWEVKSIRAGKVNLSDSYVIIHNGEAFLLGCSIQPLKEASSHVVCDPDRSRKLLLKQREINRLIGARERQGYSIVATAMYWKKCWVKVEIYLAKGKHNQDKRDTVKNRDWERQKERIMKHSA
- a CDS encoding outer membrane protein assembly factor BamE codes for the protein MTYKKLLISLVLIFSLQACQSWIYRIDIPQGNYLDQDDIDKLRVQMSKEQVAFILGKPVVEDAFNEDKWYYVYTMKRGMSGEDVRKELILEFEEGALTTMQGDFDQPESFNTPLDPQPE
- a CDS encoding type II toxin-antitoxin system RatA family toxin, with the translated sequence MANVNRSALVSYSAESMFDLVNDVDAYPQFLPGCAETRVHEADENHMKASILISKGGLRQWFTTQNQLKRGEYIRMELIEGPFSHLTGGWRFTPLSEDACKIELDLQFEFASRLAQAAFGKIFSSVASNMVAAFTQRAREVYGDR